Proteins from a genomic interval of Pseudodesulfovibrio nedwellii:
- a CDS encoding 1,4-dihydroxy-6-naphthoate synthase: MKRTLTLGYSPCPNDTYIFQALALGTVNWPGGLDITLADVEELNGQAASGLLDVVKVSVAAAAGILDEYVLLRAGGAMGYGVGPILVAGEACDLAALDGRKIAIPGRNTTANLLFGLCCREAGIHVELVEMVFDEVMPAVVAGEVAAGVVIHEGRFTFADQGLTRVLDLGAWWEKYTGLPIPLGAIAIKRSLGPEVAVQMNEAIRQSLIAAREHPEIGREYIKLHAQEMDDEVIATHIDTFVTEYSLDVGDGGVEAVSRLLKEAGCTREDVFISV, from the coding sequence ATGAAGAGGACATTAACGCTCGGATATTCACCTTGCCCAAATGATACGTATATTTTTCAAGCGCTTGCATTAGGGACGGTCAACTGGCCGGGAGGTCTTGATATAACTTTGGCTGATGTTGAGGAATTGAATGGTCAGGCTGCGTCCGGTTTACTTGATGTCGTGAAGGTGTCTGTTGCCGCCGCTGCTGGGATTCTGGATGAATACGTGCTGCTTCGGGCTGGTGGAGCCATGGGGTATGGCGTCGGTCCTATTTTGGTAGCAGGAGAAGCGTGTGACCTTGCCGCTTTGGACGGCAGGAAAATAGCTATTCCGGGACGAAATACTACGGCCAATCTGTTATTTGGATTGTGTTGTCGTGAGGCTGGTATACATGTTGAGTTGGTTGAAATGGTTTTTGACGAAGTCATGCCTGCGGTTGTGGCTGGAGAAGTCGCTGCCGGGGTTGTTATTCATGAAGGCCGTTTCACTTTCGCTGATCAAGGGTTGACGCGAGTCCTTGATCTTGGAGCATGGTGGGAGAAGTACACGGGGCTGCCTATCCCGTTGGGTGCCATAGCTATTAAGCGTTCACTTGGTCCTGAGGTGGCCGTTCAAATGAACGAAGCCATTCGGCAAAGTTTGATTGCAGCAAGAGAGCATCCCGAAATCGGACGGGAATATATCAAGTTGCATGCACAGGAAATGGACGATGAGGTTATTGCGACACATATCGATACTTTTGTGACAGAGTATAGTTTGGATGTAGGAGACGGCGGCGTGGAGGCTGTGTCCAGATTGCTGAAGGAGGCGGGGTGTACTCGTGAAGATGTTTTTATTTCAGTGTAG
- a CDS encoding TetR/AcrR family transcriptional regulator, producing the protein MTQNPKTFENLPDEKRERVLNEATSEFAEHGYHQASINRIVKRLGIAKGSLFKYFGNKQGLFEYLFGHAINQFKQPLKHIRETTSDKDFFERIEKSLLAGVDFIQAHPHIYRIYLKMLFQENFPMRDKFLSEVRRGSTKYLRPLVTAAMKSGELRNDLDPDMVVFHLDSIMDRFFQAHTVPYLDGPITLYDTDKQTTENKARAITDFLRRGLGNPS; encoded by the coding sequence ATGACACAGAACCCAAAAACTTTTGAAAATCTGCCCGACGAAAAACGAGAGCGCGTATTAAACGAAGCCACGTCCGAATTCGCCGAGCATGGATATCATCAAGCCAGCATCAACCGGATCGTCAAACGACTCGGTATTGCCAAAGGCTCGTTATTCAAATATTTCGGCAACAAGCAGGGACTTTTTGAATACTTATTCGGCCATGCAATCAATCAATTCAAACAGCCTCTCAAACATATCCGAGAGACCACCTCGGACAAAGACTTTTTCGAGCGCATAGAAAAAAGCCTGTTGGCCGGCGTGGACTTCATACAAGCACACCCGCACATCTATCGAATTTACCTGAAAATGCTCTTTCAAGAAAATTTCCCCATGCGCGACAAATTTCTCAGTGAAGTACGCCGGGGATCAACAAAATATCTCCGACCATTGGTCACTGCGGCCATGAAATCAGGCGAACTTCGCAATGATCTTGATCCGGATATGGTAGTTTTTCATCTGGATTCCATCATGGATCGTTTTTTTCAGGCACACACCGTTCCATATCTGGACGGCCCCATAACCCTGTACGACACAGACAAACAAACAACGGAAAACAAAGCCCGCGCCATAACGGATTTTCTCCGGCGTGGACTGGGTAATCCATCCTGA
- a CDS encoding MlaD family protein, which produces MVRKRDYFKLGMFIIVGASMLVAMVIVLGAGRYFQTTYTLETYFDESVNGLAVGSPVKLRGVNVGRVAEINFVSNKYDPANIGEVRYVYVECDINPDLFEFIDEEKFIEVLRKDVARGLRIRPTSLGLTGQLFLNIIYDDPKGNPPLPLKWTPEHAYIPSVPSTLSRVEGAIATISKTLSSLKQEDLESIIGDVKSIVDSIDNFMNTESGKEAGKRMLGILDSTRNILARTNTLMADPALDRIIPNTAGALEGVNRIITESADDIIAAAHEAKIAITSFKQASAVLGKTLSDPRMDKAMGEIAPTLENISQASTDLTAAVAKVHALVNRLNGVVASEEANIHAIIGDTREVMQNVKELTGDAKRYPSGMIFGTPPSKPNPEDQ; this is translated from the coding sequence ATGGTACGAAAAAGAGATTATTTCAAATTAGGCATGTTCATCATCGTAGGAGCTAGCATGCTCGTCGCGATGGTCATCGTCCTCGGAGCCGGAAGATATTTCCAGACGACCTATACGCTGGAAACCTACTTTGACGAATCAGTCAACGGTCTTGCCGTGGGTTCGCCAGTCAAACTCCGAGGCGTCAACGTCGGCCGTGTGGCTGAAATCAATTTCGTATCAAACAAATACGACCCCGCGAATATCGGAGAAGTCCGATATGTCTATGTGGAATGCGACATCAACCCAGATCTCTTTGAATTCATTGATGAAGAAAAATTCATTGAAGTTCTGCGTAAAGATGTTGCCCGTGGTCTGCGTATACGCCCCACGTCACTTGGCTTAACCGGACAGCTCTTCTTGAACATCATCTATGACGATCCAAAGGGCAACCCCCCTCTCCCCCTCAAATGGACACCTGAACATGCTTACATTCCGTCCGTCCCCTCCACTCTAAGCAGGGTTGAAGGAGCTATCGCCACCATTAGTAAGACATTAAGCAGCCTCAAACAGGAAGACCTTGAATCCATTATCGGTGATGTCAAATCCATTGTTGATTCCATCGACAACTTCATGAACACCGAAAGCGGTAAAGAAGCCGGTAAACGGATGCTCGGCATTCTTGATAGCACCCGTAACATTCTGGCCCGAACCAACACGCTCATGGCCGATCCGGCTCTGGATAGGATTATTCCCAATACCGCCGGAGCCCTTGAAGGCGTAAATCGAATCATCACGGAATCCGCAGATGACATCATCGCGGCAGCTCACGAAGCCAAAATAGCTATCACCAGCTTCAAACAGGCATCAGCCGTTCTCGGCAAAACCTTGAGCGACCCGCGCATGGATAAAGCAATGGGCGAAATCGCACCGACTCTGGAAAACATCTCACAAGCCTCGACAGATTTGACCGCAGCAGTGGCCAAAGTTCATGCTTTAGTCAACCGCCTGAACGGTGTTGTCGCCTCAGAAGAAGCGAACATTCACGCTATTATCGGCGACACTCGCGAGGTCATGCAAAACGTCAAAGAACTCACAGGGGATGCCAAACGCTATCCCTCCGGCATGATCTTCGGCACTCCGCCAAGCAAGCCCAATCCTGAAGACCAATAA
- a CDS encoding selenium metabolism-associated LysR family transcriptional regulator — MDVRKLEAFCRVYELQSFSKAGEAMFLSQPTISSHVANLEEELGVKFFDRLGRKVMPTQAGDVLYGSATKIFANLDRAKASIEMLRDRVVGDLGIGCSTIPSLTLLPELLAGFSRKYPEVSFSVHTHDSSEVLKRVLSGEWPIGIVGQKPEEAELVAHHIADDEIMVVAAQGASWLPGKGPVSLAQAASLPWIMRERGSATRRVLEKALEGVGKNVQDLLVRCQVEGTSESLAHAAHGVGICFTSRLVAEDMISRGVLTALDIQELSGTRQFYLVYHRGRHMFPALKAFVDFNTK; from the coding sequence ATGGACGTTCGTAAGCTTGAAGCATTTTGCAGGGTGTATGAATTGCAGAGTTTCTCCAAGGCAGGCGAAGCCATGTTTTTGTCTCAGCCAACCATTAGTTCCCATGTAGCAAATCTCGAAGAAGAGCTTGGCGTTAAGTTTTTCGACAGGCTGGGGCGCAAGGTTATGCCTACCCAAGCCGGAGATGTTCTCTATGGGAGTGCGACAAAAATTTTTGCGAATCTGGATCGTGCCAAGGCATCGATTGAGATGTTGCGAGACAGAGTTGTAGGGGATCTTGGCATCGGTTGTAGTACGATTCCTTCCCTGACTCTTTTGCCGGAGTTATTGGCTGGTTTTTCCCGGAAATATCCTGAAGTGAGTTTTTCTGTACATACACATGATTCTTCCGAGGTTCTCAAGCGGGTGCTTTCTGGAGAATGGCCTATAGGTATTGTTGGTCAAAAACCAGAAGAGGCCGAACTTGTTGCGCATCATATTGCGGACGATGAGATAATGGTCGTAGCAGCACAGGGAGCATCATGGCTGCCAGGTAAGGGACCTGTTTCACTTGCTCAAGCTGCTTCTCTGCCTTGGATTATGCGAGAACGGGGTTCTGCTACCCGGCGAGTCTTGGAAAAGGCTTTAGAGGGCGTTGGGAAAAATGTTCAGGACCTTCTTGTACGCTGTCAGGTTGAAGGAACGTCGGAGAGTCTTGCCCATGCAGCCCATGGTGTAGGTATCTGCTTTACATCAAGGTTGGTCGCGGAAGATATGATTTCACGCGGAGTGTTGACTGCTTTAGATATACAAGAGCTTTCAGGGACAAGACAGTTTTACCTCGTGTATCACCGTGGCCGTCATATGTTTCCTGCCCTGAAAGCATTTGTTGACTTCAATACCAAGTAG
- the rplQ gene encoding 50S ribosomal protein L17, whose product MRHRKSGRKLNRTNTHRAAMFKNMARALLTYEQIRTTEPKAKELRSIVDKLITLALRNDLHARRQAYKVLGSHQMVQRLFDEIGPRFEGGTGGYTRIIKLSQPRKGDCAPMVIIELTKLAVEAPAEKEEKPAKEEKKAAPKKKAAPKKAAAKKEEKVEEKPAEEAASEETEDK is encoded by the coding sequence ATGAGGCATAGAAAGTCAGGCCGTAAACTGAATCGGACCAATACTCATCGTGCCGCCATGTTTAAAAACATGGCCCGCGCACTGCTGACTTACGAGCAGATTCGCACGACTGAACCTAAGGCCAAGGAACTCCGGAGCATTGTTGATAAGCTTATCACTTTGGCTCTGCGTAACGACTTGCATGCACGTCGTCAGGCTTACAAGGTCCTCGGTAGCCATCAGATGGTCCAGCGTCTCTTTGACGAGATCGGTCCTCGCTTTGAAGGTGGTACGGGTGGTTACACTCGTATTATTAAACTCTCCCAGCCCCGTAAGGGTGACTGCGCGCCTATGGTCATCATTGAATTGACCAAGTTGGCCGTAGAAGCTCCGGCTGAGAAAGAAGAAAAGCCTGCCAAAGAAGAGAAGAAGGCTGCTCCGAAGAAGAAGGCTGCTCCTAAGAAGGCTGCTGCCAAGAAAGAAGAAAAGGTTGAAGAGAAGCCTGCTGAAGAAGCTGCTTCTGAAGAAACCGAAGATAAGTAA
- a CDS encoding menaquinone biosynthetic enzyme MqnA/MqnD family protein: MSIQLGKIGYLNVLPIYHPLESGLITNDFQIQSGPPAALNNLMDDGKLDISAASSIEYARHPEKYYLVPNIAIGSRGPVQSVLLLSRYPVEELQEKTILVSSQTHTSAALLSVLQNELWKIETGYTTGNATATLEKGERPDAILAIGDEALNLRFHPDYPHRIDLGEAWRELTGLPFIFGVWIVQRESWEASKKTLMDAVSKLIEAKDWGVKNIQQMCTLAANESCLSDKEMCSYFNGLVYDLAKDEIDGLTLFYSHLKKNGLINAIPELHFIP, encoded by the coding sequence ATGTCCATTCAGCTTGGAAAAATCGGCTATCTCAACGTTCTGCCTATTTATCATCCATTGGAATCAGGCCTGATTACCAACGACTTTCAGATACAATCAGGACCACCGGCTGCATTAAATAACCTCATGGACGACGGCAAACTGGATATTTCAGCGGCCTCTTCCATTGAATATGCTCGCCACCCAGAAAAATATTATCTCGTACCCAATATTGCTATCGGAAGTCGCGGCCCTGTCCAAAGCGTTCTCCTTTTAAGTCGGTATCCAGTAGAAGAACTTCAGGAAAAAACAATTTTGGTGAGTTCACAAACGCATACTTCGGCAGCCTTACTCTCTGTATTGCAAAACGAACTCTGGAAAATTGAAACCGGCTACACCACAGGTAATGCAACGGCAACTCTCGAAAAAGGAGAACGGCCAGACGCCATATTGGCCATTGGAGACGAAGCATTAAACCTGCGATTCCACCCTGATTATCCGCACAGAATTGATCTAGGCGAGGCTTGGCGGGAGCTCACAGGATTGCCTTTTATTTTCGGAGTTTGGATTGTTCAACGAGAAAGCTGGGAAGCATCAAAAAAAACGCTCATGGATGCTGTTAGCAAACTGATCGAAGCCAAAGATTGGGGTGTAAAAAACATCCAGCAAATGTGCACACTGGCAGCAAATGAAAGTTGCTTATCCGATAAAGAAATGTGTTCGTACTTTAACGGGCTAGTCTATGATCTTGCCAAAGATGAAATTGATGGTCTCACTCTTTTCTACTCACATCTCAAAAAAAATGGCCTGATCAACGCTATACCTGAATTGCATTTCATCCCGTAG
- a CDS encoding ABC transporter ATP-binding protein, with protein sequence MCERDTVISVQNLTCGYGNTVIVEDVSFDIKQGEIFIILGGSGCGKSTLLKNMIGLIHPMAGEVFYGDEELTSAFGAKRDAIIRKFGVMYQMGALFGSMSLLQNVMLPLEEFTNLPQEAMALIAKSKLAMVSLENATYKMPAALSGGMKKRAAIARAMALDPSILFLDEPGAGLDPISSAALDELILDLSRNLGITFVIVTHELESIYKIADRVIMLDKDVKSIVAEGDPKELRDTSDNQFVRRFFLRQPELEAAEGTHAQTAK encoded by the coding sequence ATGTGCGAACGAGATACTGTCATAAGCGTGCAGAATCTGACTTGCGGATATGGTAATACAGTCATTGTTGAAGATGTTAGCTTCGACATTAAGCAAGGCGAAATTTTCATTATCCTCGGCGGTTCCGGTTGCGGCAAATCCACGCTTCTCAAAAACATGATCGGGCTTATACATCCCATGGCCGGTGAAGTTTTTTACGGTGACGAAGAATTAACCAGTGCATTTGGAGCCAAACGGGACGCAATCATTCGTAAATTCGGCGTAATGTATCAGATGGGCGCCCTGTTTGGTTCCATGTCACTGTTGCAAAACGTCATGTTGCCACTGGAAGAATTCACCAACCTACCACAAGAAGCCATGGCCCTCATTGCCAAGTCCAAGCTCGCAATGGTCAGTCTGGAAAACGCCACGTACAAAATGCCCGCGGCCCTGTCCGGCGGCATGAAGAAACGGGCCGCCATCGCTCGGGCAATGGCTCTGGACCCAAGCATACTCTTTCTGGATGAACCAGGTGCGGGACTTGATCCTATTTCCAGCGCGGCACTCGATGAACTCATTCTCGACCTGTCACGCAACCTTGGCATCACCTTTGTCATCGTCACCCACGAACTGGAATCCATTTACAAAATCGCGGATCGGGTTATCATGCTCGACAAGGACGTCAAATCCATTGTTGCCGAAGGAGACCCCAAAGAACTCAGGGACACCTCGGACAATCAGTTTGTCAGACGTTTCTTCCTCCGCCAACCGGAGTTGGAAGCCGCTGAAGGCACACACGCCCAAACGGCAAAGTAA
- the mqnC gene encoding cyclic dehypoxanthinyl futalosine synthase, producing the protein MCRLEDIFEKVLSGKRIDFYEAQCLYEKADFHDLGRLAHHVRLTKHPDPIVTYVVDRNINYSNVCVCCCKFCAFYREPGEDGGYVLTYEEIGDKIQETLDLGGTQILMQGGHHPDLPLTWYEDMLRYIKKNYKVHIHAFSPPEIVFWSEMEDIPIAKVIDRLHKAGLDSIPGGGAEILVDEVRSKVAPNKCPATQWLNVMEEAHNQGLKTTATMMFGHEETPVQRLQHLFAVRETQDRTGGFTAFIPWTFQPDHTELPHCRKLTSIEYLRLLAVSRIVLDNVDNIQVSWVTMGPKIAQLALYFGGNDFGSTMLEENVVKAAGISFRLSREEINRLVTAAGFLPKQRSMDYTVLENC; encoded by the coding sequence ATGTGCAGACTTGAAGATATTTTTGAGAAAGTTCTGAGTGGTAAACGTATTGATTTTTACGAAGCCCAGTGTCTTTATGAAAAAGCTGATTTCCATGACCTCGGGCGGTTGGCCCACCATGTCAGATTAACAAAGCATCCTGATCCGATCGTTACTTATGTGGTAGACCGCAACATCAACTATTCCAACGTATGCGTGTGTTGCTGCAAATTCTGCGCTTTTTATCGCGAACCAGGCGAAGACGGCGGTTATGTGCTGACGTATGAAGAAATCGGGGACAAAATCCAGGAGACACTTGATCTCGGAGGCACACAAATTCTCATGCAGGGAGGCCACCACCCTGATCTGCCGCTGACATGGTACGAGGACATGCTTCGATATATTAAAAAGAATTACAAAGTCCACATCCACGCTTTTTCACCGCCAGAAATTGTATTCTGGAGTGAAATGGAAGATATCCCAATTGCCAAAGTTATTGATCGCCTGCATAAAGCTGGGCTGGACTCAATCCCTGGTGGGGGCGCAGAAATTCTCGTGGACGAAGTCAGATCAAAAGTCGCACCGAACAAATGTCCCGCAACTCAATGGCTCAATGTCATGGAAGAAGCACATAATCAGGGATTAAAAACCACCGCAACCATGATGTTCGGTCACGAAGAAACTCCGGTGCAACGGTTGCAGCATCTCTTCGCCGTGCGCGAGACACAGGACCGTACAGGTGGCTTCACAGCATTTATTCCGTGGACTTTTCAACCGGATCACACCGAACTTCCCCACTGCCGAAAACTGACAAGTATCGAATACTTACGACTTCTGGCAGTTTCCCGTATTGTGCTCGACAACGTGGATAACATCCAGGTTTCATGGGTAACAATGGGGCCAAAGATCGCCCAGCTTGCCCTATATTTTGGTGGTAATGACTTCGGGTCAACCATGCTCGAAGAAAATGTTGTTAAAGCAGCCGGCATTTCATTTCGGCTTTCACGTGAAGAAATCAATCGTCTCGTCACGGCTGCCGGGTTCTTACCAAAACAACGGTCCATGGATTACACCGTTCTGGAGAATTGTTAA
- a CDS encoding ABC-type transport auxiliary lipoprotein family protein codes for MKKNTLLFLILAVGLTTAACVKLGGKPLDKRYFQITPTRSAEQVQTGYDFVLKIRRLSISNLYNTRELVYRGKQGRIESDFYNMFFVPPADMLTTELRKWLRGSKLFTHVIKPGSMVVPGLTLEGVVNSLYGDYSLDTPAAVVGMQFFVVDEASANNEIIFSSTYTERIPMPESSATALINAMTQGVQTIYTNLETDLRAAGLK; via the coding sequence ATGAAAAAAAACACACTTCTCTTCCTCATACTGGCTGTAGGCCTGACCACCGCAGCCTGCGTCAAGTTAGGCGGAAAGCCCTTGGACAAACGGTATTTCCAGATCACTCCAACCCGTTCGGCAGAGCAGGTCCAAACCGGGTACGATTTCGTGCTCAAAATCCGTAGGCTGTCCATATCAAATCTCTACAACACCCGAGAACTGGTATATCGCGGCAAACAGGGACGTATTGAATCAGACTTCTACAATATGTTCTTTGTTCCCCCGGCAGACATGCTGACCACGGAACTGCGCAAGTGGCTCAGAGGTTCCAAACTCTTTACCCACGTTATCAAACCCGGCAGCATGGTCGTCCCCGGATTAACGCTGGAAGGCGTCGTCAACTCGCTCTATGGTGACTATTCCCTTGACACACCCGCCGCAGTAGTGGGAATGCAGTTCTTCGTAGTTGATGAAGCTTCGGCGAATAATGAAATCATTTTCTCCAGCACCTATACCGAGCGTATACCCATGCCCGAGTCTTCAGCTACAGCCCTGATCAACGCCATGACTCAGGGAGTCCAGACCATTTACACCAATCTTGAAACCGACCTGAGAGCCGCAGGCCTGAAGTAA
- a CDS encoding DMT family transporter — MLRKISGKTQAFLALGIAVLLWSSSFIVLKFAFQRFDPMVVIFGRMLIASLCFLLVFKKLKNINYQAGDWKLLIFMGVCEPGFYFVFEAMALTYTDASQAGMICALLPLMAAVVARFTLGEKLTRRMTISFGLAIIGAVILSAAAESTETASNPILGNFLEFMAMICAVGYMISLKKLTPRYNPWFLTMVQAFIGAIFYFPLIFLPSTTLPTSFDLFGISTIFYLGIMVTILAYGLYNYGMSKIPVGQASSFINLIPVITLILGMLFLNERLNWIQYAASALVIVGVFVSQGGKKTDENAS, encoded by the coding sequence ATATTGCGCAAGATATCAGGTAAAACCCAGGCATTTCTAGCTCTCGGCATAGCTGTCCTGCTCTGGTCCAGTTCCTTCATCGTTCTCAAATTCGCTTTCCAGCGATTCGACCCGATGGTGGTCATATTTGGGCGTATGCTTATTGCCAGCCTCTGTTTTCTTCTTGTTTTCAAGAAACTGAAAAACATCAATTATCAAGCTGGCGACTGGAAACTCCTCATATTCATGGGCGTCTGTGAACCAGGATTCTATTTCGTCTTTGAAGCAATGGCCCTGACATATACAGACGCATCACAGGCAGGAATGATCTGCGCTCTGCTTCCACTCATGGCGGCAGTGGTTGCCCGATTCACCCTTGGTGAAAAGCTCACCCGCCGCATGACTATCAGCTTTGGACTCGCCATTATCGGGGCCGTTATACTGTCTGCCGCAGCTGAATCCACCGAAACAGCCTCCAATCCGATCCTTGGTAACTTCTTGGAGTTCATGGCCATGATCTGTGCAGTCGGGTACATGATCTCTCTTAAAAAACTTACACCTCGTTACAATCCGTGGTTTCTAACTATGGTGCAAGCATTCATCGGAGCCATATTCTACTTTCCCCTTATCTTCCTGCCATCAACCACCCTGCCAACATCATTTGACCTTTTCGGCATCTCCACTATTTTTTATCTCGGCATCATGGTCACTATCCTGGCCTACGGTCTCTATAACTACGGCATGTCAAAAATCCCGGTTGGCCAAGCCTCATCCTTTATCAATCTGATCCCGGTCATCACGCTTATCTTGGGAATGTTATTCCTCAACGAACGACTCAATTGGATACAATACGCAGCGTCTGCGCTGGTAATTGTCGGGGTATTCGTCAGCCAAGGCGGTAAAAAAACGGACGAGAACGCATCATAA
- the mqnE gene encoding aminofutalosine synthase MqnE has translation MRLFNSDYYANMGLADIRDKVEVGERLSFEDGIKLFECPEPLAVGALAHMVRTRLHGDKAFYVVNQHVNYTNVCVNGCVFCAYQREEGQEGGFVLSKEDVIAKIDSAALTPREIHIVGGCHPKLKLDYFEDILNAIKERLPEVVLKCFTAVEIAHFAQLENISTHEVLTRLKTAGLDMLPGGGAEIFAPETREQICPRKSTAKEWLAVHEEAHALGLKTNCTMLFGHIESIEDRIDHLIQLRESQDRGGGYTCFIPLPFLTENSQLTIENPLTGLDELRAIAISRLMLDNIPHIKAYWVMLGVKQAQAALKFGADDFDGTVVEEKIGHEAGATSEQGMTRSELTEMIKGCGCTPVERDGFFNEI, from the coding sequence ATGCGTCTATTCAACAGTGATTATTATGCGAACATGGGCCTTGCCGACATTAGAGACAAGGTCGAGGTCGGCGAACGGCTGAGTTTCGAAGACGGCATCAAACTTTTTGAATGTCCTGAACCACTGGCTGTAGGAGCGCTCGCCCATATGGTCCGTACCCGACTGCACGGCGACAAGGCATTCTACGTGGTTAACCAACACGTCAACTACACCAACGTATGTGTCAATGGCTGCGTATTCTGTGCCTATCAACGTGAAGAGGGACAGGAAGGCGGCTTCGTACTGAGCAAAGAAGATGTCATTGCAAAAATAGACAGTGCCGCACTGACTCCACGTGAAATACACATTGTCGGTGGCTGTCATCCAAAACTCAAACTGGATTATTTTGAAGATATTCTCAATGCCATCAAGGAACGACTGCCTGAGGTTGTCCTCAAATGTTTCACAGCTGTTGAAATCGCGCACTTCGCACAACTTGAAAATATTTCAACACACGAAGTACTTACTCGACTCAAAACCGCTGGGCTTGATATGTTACCTGGCGGCGGTGCCGAAATATTCGCCCCCGAAACACGGGAACAGATTTGTCCCCGCAAATCCACGGCCAAAGAATGGCTGGCTGTCCACGAAGAAGCTCACGCACTGGGATTAAAAACGAACTGCACCATGCTTTTCGGTCACATCGAATCCATTGAAGATCGCATAGATCATTTAATTCAATTACGTGAATCCCAAGATCGTGGCGGCGGTTACACCTGTTTTATTCCCCTGCCCTTCCTGACTGAAAACAGCCAGTTAACCATTGAAAATCCTCTGACAGGATTGGATGAATTACGCGCCATAGCCATCAGTCGCTTGATGCTTGATAACATTCCACACATCAAGGCCTATTGGGTGATGCTCGGAGTAAAGCAAGCGCAGGCTGCCCTCAAATTCGGTGCAGACGACTTCGACGGCACTGTGGTCGAAGAGAAAATAGGTCACGAAGCCGGAGCCACTTCCGAACAGGGAATGACACGATCTGAACTGACCGAGATGATCAAGGGATGCGGTTGCACTCCCGTAGAACGCGACGGTTTTTTTAACGAAATTTAA
- the yjgA gene encoding ribosome biogenesis factor YjgA — protein MGKKNKIYRPEEFDEAYEGPSRTQLKKDMRELQQLGIDLAALGDATIKEANLPPEVEEALLLIKKIPKHEATRRHMQYVGKLMRTFDTSHVQEIVEAAKNGHSIKTAGFHRLEIIRERLIDGNDDLLQELFDTYPENGQRLRQLTLGARREKAKGKPPKDSRALFKLLRTLPLDREN, from the coding sequence ATGGGAAAGAAAAACAAAATATATCGCCCCGAGGAATTCGACGAAGCCTATGAAGGTCCGAGCCGTACCCAATTGAAAAAAGATATGAGGGAGTTGCAGCAACTCGGTATAGACCTCGCCGCTCTTGGCGATGCCACTATCAAAGAAGCCAACCTCCCTCCTGAAGTGGAAGAAGCTCTGCTGCTCATCAAAAAAATCCCCAAACATGAAGCCACACGTCGCCACATGCAGTACGTGGGCAAACTCATGCGCACCTTTGATACCAGCCATGTACAAGAGATTGTCGAAGCAGCGAAAAATGGGCATTCGATTAAAACAGCAGGATTCCATCGACTTGAAATAATAAGAGAACGATTGATAGACGGCAATGACGATCTCCTGCAGGAACTTTTCGACACCTACCCCGAGAACGGACAGAGACTCCGTCAGCTTACACTGGGCGCACGGAGAGAAAAGGCTAAAGGAAAACCACCCAAAGACTCTCGAGCACTCTTCAAATTACTGCGCACTTTGCCTTTAGATAGAGAAAATTAA